In Candidatus Nitronauta litoralis, one DNA window encodes the following:
- a CDS encoding transcriptional repressor, with protein sequence MKTTVHKEIVKKAEQLIKKNNLNVTEPRKNILGFLLENHGPFSVEEIHEGLGNKACDLATVYRSIVQFENAKLVERHYLGNEVQRYEYRDMENHHHHIICRICKSIAKMNFCFLSESEKLIRDKGYSDITHSLEFFGICSKCNSK encoded by the coding sequence ATGAAGACAACCGTCCACAAAGAAATAGTGAAAAAGGCGGAACAGTTGATAAAGAAAAATAATTTAAACGTTACGGAACCTAGAAAAAATATATTGGGTTTCTTACTTGAAAACCATGGTCCGTTTTCAGTTGAGGAGATTCATGAGGGATTAGGAAATAAGGCTTGCGATTTGGCGACCGTTTATCGGAGCATTGTTCAATTCGAAAATGCGAAACTTGTGGAAAGGCACTATCTGGGTAACGAGGTGCAACGGTATGAATACAGAGATATGGAAAACCACCACCATCATATTATTTGCCGCATTTGTAAAAGCATCGCTAAAATGAATTTTTGTTTTCTATCTGAAAGTGAAAAATTGATTCGAGATAAGGGCTATTCAGATATCACTCATTCGTTGGAGTTTTTCGGGATTTGTTCCAAATGTAATTCGAAGTAA
- a CDS encoding SUF system NifU family Fe-S cluster assembly protein, translating into MAYSNELYQQVILEHNKKPRNFREMEDSTHCCHGYNRLCGDDYKIYLKVDEENVIQDLSFTGAGCAISKASASLMTTCLKGKKVDESRVIFGEFHKMVLGEFEPENNEHHLGKLTLFLGVRKFPSRIKCASLSWHTMIGALDKNEVVNTE; encoded by the coding sequence ATGGCTTATTCCAACGAGTTGTACCAACAGGTGATTCTGGAGCATAACAAAAAGCCTAGGAATTTCAGAGAAATGGAAGACTCGACCCACTGCTGCCACGGGTACAACCGGTTGTGCGGCGACGACTATAAAATTTATTTAAAGGTGGATGAAGAAAACGTCATCCAGGACCTTAGTTTTACCGGTGCTGGATGCGCCATCTCCAAGGCCAGTGCCTCGCTCATGACTACCTGCCTGAAAGGGAAGAAAGTCGATGAGTCCCGGGTGATTTTCGGGGAGTTTCACAAAATGGTGCTGGGTGAGTTCGAGCCTGAAAACAACGAACACCATTTGGGGAAACTGACCTTATTTCTGGGAGTGCGCAAGTTTCCTTCACGTATCAAATGTGCCAGCCTTTCCTGGCATACCATGATCGGCGCGCTGGATAAGAACGAAGTGGTGAATACGGAATGA
- a CDS encoding TonB-dependent receptor, with product MNKIVVSTFAVFIIMILPVLAMSDDSKTDYSNSSKTSSKLVLDEIPIFAKETLLETPSETSSRLGLSIRETPASVHIEKNSVMMNRGYFTPSEAIERMPGIIAGNPPAAQMSFSMRGFSANQIHILRDGIWLGPAGMVGRPSNSFNLDRIEVLKGPASVLQGQGVIGGVINMVTKSPVKNEAYTGEVLASYGRFDNYMAAGGFGGPIGNNIWFRTDISQTGTSGYVDDGGTRSLNSTGSILWRPNDRFDVKFQYDFLDDDLANYWGTPLVSQAFATQPLSGVISTKDGRTLDRRMRFLNFNVADHLAESTQHFTRGDISFKATNEIQLKNTFYYFDAERAWANSETFSFNSGTGLIDRDRFFVGHEQVTLGNRFTAKLDNRILGRSNRTLVGVDYQHVDFVRNSRFFGNFDSVNPFNPTPGSFPNLSASFRNPTVIETIAVFMEETLKITDKFRAVAGFRYDHIDLDRDSFNLDGSFNTRNAFQRDFEPLSWRAGIVYDVTPAWSGYFQWSTGADPIGSNIFVVNGNQNFDLTNARQWEIGLKGSFLEDRGHITLAYFDIERTNILSPGGPGGAVQNIGSQFSDGVEVDGAFEITKDWNIGGNFAYTNANFGVFGANSGNTPPNVAKWTANFITSYQNIANLPIEVGAAVRYVGDRFGDNANIITLEDYTVADVFGSYTWGPVKFTAKVTNLFDEKYAYWQDPFYTSEVLLGAPRGFQLNAHYRF from the coding sequence ATGAATAAAATTGTTGTCAGTACATTTGCCGTTTTCATAATTATGATACTCCCTGTTTTAGCAATGTCTGACGATTCAAAAACCGATTATTCAAATTCCTCAAAAACCTCGTCGAAATTAGTACTCGATGAGATTCCTATTTTTGCCAAGGAAACACTTCTTGAAACTCCATCAGAAACATCAAGCCGACTTGGTCTTAGCATTCGGGAAACCCCTGCAAGTGTCCATATTGAAAAAAATTCGGTAATGATGAACCGAGGATACTTTACCCCGTCCGAAGCAATAGAACGAATGCCAGGAATTATTGCGGGAAATCCACCGGCGGCTCAAATGTCATTTTCGATGCGAGGTTTCTCTGCAAATCAGATTCATATTTTACGTGACGGAATCTGGTTGGGACCCGCAGGGATGGTGGGCCGACCCTCTAATTCATTTAATTTAGACAGAATAGAAGTGTTAAAGGGGCCTGCATCTGTCCTTCAGGGTCAGGGAGTGATCGGCGGTGTTATAAATATGGTTACAAAATCTCCTGTCAAAAATGAAGCGTACACTGGTGAGGTTTTAGCTTCTTATGGGCGTTTTGATAACTACATGGCAGCTGGTGGCTTTGGGGGTCCGATTGGAAATAACATCTGGTTCAGAACAGATATCAGTCAAACCGGCACCAGCGGTTATGTAGACGATGGTGGAACACGATCTCTCAATAGCACAGGTTCTATCCTTTGGCGGCCCAATGATCGATTTGATGTGAAATTCCAATACGATTTTCTTGACGATGACCTTGCAAATTATTGGGGAACCCCGCTGGTTTCTCAGGCGTTTGCGACCCAGCCTCTGTCGGGCGTAATTTCAACAAAGGATGGTCGCACTCTGGATCGGCGTATGCGGTTCCTCAATTTTAATGTTGCCGATCATCTTGCGGAGTCAACCCAGCATTTCACACGAGGTGATATCAGTTTTAAAGCTACGAATGAAATACAATTAAAAAATACCTTTTATTACTTTGATGCCGAACGAGCTTGGGCCAATTCCGAAACTTTTTCGTTCAATTCAGGAACCGGATTGATTGATCGTGACCGATTTTTCGTAGGCCATGAGCAGGTTACTCTGGGAAATCGTTTTACTGCCAAACTCGATAATAGAATTCTAGGTCGCTCTAACCGCACTCTTGTGGGGGTGGATTACCAGCACGTTGATTTTGTCAGAAACAGCCGGTTCTTCGGAAATTTTGACAGTGTTAATCCATTCAATCCTACACCGGGAAGTTTCCCCAATCTATCTGCGTCATTCCGAAATCCTACGGTCATTGAGACCATTGCCGTATTCATGGAAGAAACATTGAAGATAACTGATAAATTTCGAGCTGTCGCGGGTTTTCGCTACGATCACATTGACCTTGATCGAGATAGCTTCAATCTGGATGGAAGCTTCAATACGAGAAATGCTTTTCAACGAGACTTTGAGCCTCTGAGTTGGCGGGCTGGCATTGTTTACGATGTGACTCCTGCCTGGTCTGGATATTTTCAGTGGAGCACCGGTGCGGATCCGATAGGGTCCAATATTTTTGTAGTGAATGGTAATCAGAACTTTGATTTGACCAATGCCCGGCAGTGGGAAATCGGATTAAAAGGTTCATTTTTAGAGGATCGAGGTCATATTACATTGGCATATTTCGACATTGAACGGACCAACATATTATCTCCGGGAGGACCAGGTGGGGCCGTTCAGAATATTGGAAGCCAGTTTTCCGATGGAGTAGAGGTGGATGGCGCATTCGAAATTACGAAGGATTGGAATATCGGGGGCAATTTCGCCTATACAAATGCCAACTTTGGAGTTTTTGGAGCCAACTCTGGGAATACACCACCGAATGTTGCGAAGTGGACGGCAAATTTCATCACCAGCTATCAAAATATTGCGAATTTGCCTATTGAAGTTGGGGCAGCGGTTCGCTATGTCGGTGATCGATTCGGAGACAATGCCAACATAATTACTTTGGAAGACTATACAGTCGCTGATGTTTTCGGGTCATACACTTGGGGGCCAGTTAAGTTTACCGCTAAAGTAACTAACCTGTTTGACGAAAAATATGCCTATTGGCAGGACCCGTTCTATACCTCTGAGGTATTGCTGGGTGCTCCTCGTGGTTTTCAATTAAATGCTCATTATAGGTTTTAG
- a CDS encoding DUF418 domain-containing protein, protein MLKKFKPTEMDERIDQLDAVRGFALIGICIANLVSFAGFYVMTHSQRENLPWASMDPGVLFFIDWLVEGKFYSIFSLLFGMGFWLQATRADKSISSFKVFWLRRMGALLLFGVAHMFLIWPGDILMLYSAMGIILLLFIKASSRKLLLWVVLLLSLPWLIQWVAFFTSDHIFWKSLAQLSERLKEQWGFGGRSLFDMQTSNSVFDHILSNFFRAVERPMSYLKSGRPMQVLGQFLLGMWIAREILFNMEGKQTLFYAWGKWMGGVGLFTGLVYASIKGFTGSPWSPDETGILQSLAYHISCTSLALWYIRLIWQNWLYKRWRKIFRWLVPLGRMPLTTYLTQSIIGLCLFYDFGLGWRGFMPFSGLIPITLLIIILQQNFSRWWLSRRTRGPLESLWRLLAYGDLRVKQP, encoded by the coding sequence ATGCTGAAAAAATTTAAACCCACCGAAATGGATGAGCGCATTGATCAATTAGATGCTGTGCGGGGCTTTGCCTTGATCGGGATCTGCATCGCAAATCTGGTAAGCTTCGCCGGATTTTACGTGATGACTCACTCTCAAAGAGAGAATTTACCTTGGGCATCAATGGATCCTGGAGTTCTATTTTTTATCGATTGGCTAGTGGAGGGAAAGTTTTATTCAATATTCTCCCTGCTTTTTGGGATGGGATTCTGGCTACAAGCCACGAGAGCTGACAAATCCATAAGTTCGTTTAAAGTTTTTTGGTTGCGTCGAATGGGAGCTTTACTTCTTTTTGGTGTTGCACACATGTTCCTTATTTGGCCTGGTGACATTCTGATGCTTTATAGCGCTATGGGAATAATCCTTCTGTTGTTTATAAAAGCTTCGTCCAGGAAATTGCTGTTATGGGTTGTATTGCTGCTCTCTTTACCCTGGCTGATCCAATGGGTTGCATTTTTTACGTCAGATCATATTTTTTGGAAGTCCCTCGCTCAGCTAAGTGAGCGCTTGAAAGAACAATGGGGTTTTGGCGGACGTTCATTGTTTGATATGCAAACGTCTAATTCTGTGTTTGACCATATACTATCTAATTTTTTTAGAGCCGTTGAACGGCCGATGAGCTATTTAAAATCTGGAAGACCCATGCAAGTATTGGGACAGTTCTTACTGGGTATGTGGATTGCGCGAGAAATATTGTTCAACATGGAAGGAAAGCAAACCCTTTTTTATGCCTGGGGAAAATGGATGGGTGGAGTAGGATTATTTACAGGTTTGGTTTATGCGTCTATTAAAGGATTTACCGGCTCTCCATGGTCTCCAGATGAAACAGGAATATTGCAGTCTCTGGCATATCACATCAGTTGCACTTCTCTCGCCCTTTGGTATATCAGGTTGATTTGGCAAAATTGGCTTTACAAGAGGTGGCGAAAAATTTTTAGATGGTTGGTCCCGCTTGGACGAATGCCCCTTACAACTTATTTAACTCAAAGCATTATTGGATTGTGTTTGTTTTATGATTTTGGGCTTGGCTGGAGGGGTTTCATGCCATTTTCAGGATTGATTCCGATAACTCTTTTAATAATTATTCTCCAGCAAAATTTTTCACGTTGGTGGCTAAGCCGAAGGACTCGGGGACCGCTGGAATCACTTTGGCGACTGCTGGCTTATGGGGATTTACGAGTGAAGCAACCATGA
- a CDS encoding GTP-binding protein produces MSIEQPIETVPVTVLTGFLGAGKTTLLNYILTENHGKRIAVIENEFGELGIDNDLVINAEEEIFEMNNGCICCTVRGDLIRILGNLMKRRDKFDYILLETTGLANPGPVAQTFFMDDEIGAKLSLDGIVTVVDAKHINDRIEDSSETREQIAFADVMLINKTDLVAPEELIALETRLRKMNGAAKIFQTKNTKIDLENILNISAFDLQRSLETNPKFLEPEYPFEWCGIFELDAGHYQFTLQEGPDPGMKVCLGQASQANQDEIKQSIEPTVLTFSEEKETLHSEDSLKPNGKLFYLDLQSDQSQFFIHIPIKGSYILFSEHMPEEFNAKLKNENGETIQPEVSQIFNPDHEHDDEVSSVGISLAGDLDQEKLNQWLGIILQTKAVDIYRMKGVLSIKDQPNRFVFQGVHMLFDITSEKPWGDKKRESNLIFIGRNLDRSFFEDGVRSCLS; encoded by the coding sequence ATGAGTATTGAACAACCAATCGAAACAGTACCAGTAACCGTTTTAACCGGATTTCTCGGAGCCGGCAAAACAACCTTGTTGAATTACATATTGACTGAAAACCATGGGAAAAGAATAGCTGTTATTGAAAATGAATTTGGAGAACTCGGCATTGATAACGATTTGGTTATTAATGCAGAGGAAGAAATCTTCGAAATGAATAACGGTTGTATTTGCTGCACTGTCCGGGGAGACCTGATTCGGATTCTTGGAAATTTAATGAAGCGGCGAGACAAGTTCGATTACATTTTGCTCGAAACTACCGGTTTGGCGAATCCAGGCCCAGTAGCTCAAACGTTTTTTATGGACGACGAGATTGGCGCGAAACTATCGCTAGACGGCATCGTGACGGTTGTTGACGCCAAACATATCAACGACCGGATAGAGGATAGCAGTGAAACGCGGGAGCAAATTGCTTTTGCCGATGTGATGCTTATCAATAAAACGGATTTGGTTGCGCCTGAAGAGCTCATTGCCTTGGAAACGAGACTCCGAAAAATGAATGGGGCTGCCAAGATTTTTCAAACTAAAAACACAAAGATCGATTTGGAAAATATATTGAATATCTCTGCCTTTGATTTGCAGCGATCCCTGGAGACTAACCCCAAGTTCCTTGAGCCAGAATATCCATTCGAATGGTGTGGAATATTCGAACTTGATGCAGGTCATTACCAGTTCACTCTTCAAGAAGGGCCAGATCCCGGAATGAAAGTTTGCCTGGGCCAGGCTTCACAAGCGAACCAAGACGAAATAAAACAGTCGATAGAACCCACAGTTCTGACCTTTTCCGAGGAAAAGGAAACTTTGCATTCTGAAGACTCTCTAAAACCAAACGGTAAGCTGTTTTATTTAGACCTTCAATCTGATCAGTCTCAGTTTTTCATACATATTCCAATAAAAGGTTCTTACATTTTGTTCTCCGAACACATGCCAGAAGAATTTAACGCTAAGTTAAAAAATGAAAATGGAGAAACAATCCAGCCCGAAGTCTCGCAAATTTTTAATCCTGACCATGAGCACGACGACGAAGTTTCTTCTGTTGGAATAAGCCTGGCCGGAGACCTGGATCAGGAAAAGCTCAATCAATGGCTAGGGATTATTCTTCAAACCAAGGCCGTAGATATCTATCGAATGAAAGGAGTCTTAAGTATAAAAGATCAGCCTAATCGGTTTGTTTTCCAGGGAGTCCACATGCTTTTTGATATTACTTCGGAAAAACCTTGGGGAGACAAAAAGCGGGAAAGCAATCTGATTTTCATAGGCCGAAATTTGGACCGTAGTTTTTTTGAAGATGGAGTTCGTTCGTGCCTAAGCTAA
- a CDS encoding WD40 repeat domain-containing protein, whose product MPKLKKTSHKKNGKPLLQEWSQSIGDYVIDLSWSPDGSSLAAAETSGPITIFDSEHGNKISVASGHSFGTSQIGWSSVGENFASAGLDGLIRYWNLDDQAKEIRSMEGGSSWVENLAWHPHGKYLATSAGKYLRLWNSEGELLADWSDYESTIADIAWSPSGDCVVAATYGGLTFRFPEQPDRQRKFEWQGSSLKIAWSPDGKFIATGDQDSTIHFWDVESGQDSQMSGYPTKVLPLTWNSTSRYLATGGSNTVILWDCSGKGPQGTDPIPLEKHKELISAVAFQNNGPLLASADQSGLVAIWNNEESKKPLATVNFDSEVTQLVWAPNDESIAVGDNLGNIISMKLN is encoded by the coding sequence GTGCCTAAGCTAAAAAAAACAAGTCACAAAAAGAACGGCAAACCGCTGTTGCAGGAATGGTCGCAATCAATAGGAGACTACGTTATTGATCTTTCCTGGTCCCCTGACGGCTCTTCTCTGGCTGCAGCTGAAACCAGTGGGCCCATTACAATTTTTGATTCTGAGCATGGAAACAAAATATCCGTTGCTTCTGGCCATAGTTTTGGAACCTCTCAAATTGGATGGAGTTCAGTAGGAGAGAATTTTGCCAGCGCCGGTCTGGATGGGTTAATTCGATACTGGAATTTGGATGATCAGGCAAAAGAGATTCGCTCCATGGAGGGAGGCTCGTCCTGGGTCGAAAACTTGGCATGGCACCCCCATGGTAAATATTTAGCCACTAGCGCAGGAAAGTATTTGCGATTGTGGAATTCGGAGGGTGAGTTGTTGGCTGATTGGAGTGACTATGAAAGCACCATTGCCGATATTGCATGGTCTCCATCCGGTGATTGTGTGGTTGCCGCAACTTATGGCGGGCTTACCTTCCGCTTCCCAGAGCAACCGGACAGACAGCGAAAATTTGAATGGCAAGGTTCTTCGTTGAAAATCGCCTGGAGTCCCGATGGAAAATTTATTGCGACCGGTGATCAGGATTCGACGATTCATTTTTGGGATGTTGAAAGCGGTCAAGACAGTCAAATGTCTGGTTATCCCACCAAAGTACTACCATTAACTTGGAATTCTACAAGTAGATATCTGGCGACCGGAGGGAGCAATACAGTAATTCTCTGGGATTGTTCGGGGAAAGGTCCTCAAGGCACTGATCCTATCCCACTGGAAAAACATAAAGAACTGATTTCTGCAGTGGCTTTTCAGAATAATGGACCGCTCCTGGCTTCCGCCGATCAATCAGGGTTGGTCGCAATATGGAATAACGAAGAGTCTAAGAAACCACTAGCCACTGTCAATTTTGACTCTGAGGTCACTCAACTGGTCTGGGCACCCAACGATGAATCTATCGCCGTTGGCGACAATCTTGGAAACATAATTTCAATGAAACTGAATTGA
- a CDS encoding WD40 repeat domain-containing protein, producing MKIKQDLIQQDVLDEYIIDLDWSLSGDYLAAVTGSGQVALRNMKSDGHWIELGRHKHGINSMQWHPYEALLASAGHDGKLTLWDISLMSEAWSQDLGGWIDCLSWSSLGYYLASSSGKNLSIWSYSGKHEQFWLNPKSSISDIEWSPDGRFIASTAKGGITIRGYGHLETTQLLEWHGFPVKIAWQPNGKHIAMGDEEAVHFWEVETGMHHPLFGYNSKVSKMSWSSDGSYLATNDRENLVIWDCGRKKSDNEELFPLVDLISKESLVGPGCRAPILLKQHAGAIKSLVFQKKGGLLASGDERGEVHIWNLKISKAPVESISLGYPISKIAWSPDGQGMAVGGTEGTVSIFSFDLTEKAGASVSLKEL from the coding sequence ATGAAAATTAAACAAGACCTGATTCAACAGGATGTATTAGACGAATACATTATTGATCTTGACTGGTCTCTAAGCGGAGATTATTTAGCCGCTGTTACTGGCAGTGGTCAAGTTGCTTTAAGAAACATGAAATCTGATGGCCATTGGATCGAGCTTGGTCGACATAAGCATGGCATTAATTCCATGCAATGGCATCCTTACGAAGCCTTATTGGCAAGTGCAGGGCATGATGGAAAATTGACTTTATGGGATATATCGTTAATGAGCGAAGCATGGAGTCAGGATTTGGGAGGGTGGATTGACTGTTTAAGCTGGAGTTCCCTTGGATATTATTTAGCTTCTTCATCAGGAAAAAATTTAAGCATATGGAGTTATTCGGGAAAACACGAACAGTTTTGGCTCAATCCTAAAAGTTCTATCTCGGACATTGAATGGTCTCCAGATGGTCGTTTTATTGCGTCTACCGCCAAAGGGGGAATCACGATAAGAGGATATGGGCATTTGGAAACAACTCAATTACTTGAATGGCATGGCTTCCCAGTAAAAATAGCCTGGCAGCCAAATGGAAAGCATATTGCCATGGGAGACGAAGAAGCAGTTCATTTTTGGGAAGTTGAAACTGGCATGCATCATCCCTTGTTCGGTTACAACTCCAAAGTCTCTAAAATGTCCTGGAGTTCCGACGGCAGTTATTTAGCGACTAATGATAGAGAAAACCTGGTGATCTGGGATTGTGGCAGAAAAAAATCTGACAACGAAGAATTGTTCCCTTTGGTGGATTTGATTTCTAAAGAAAGTTTGGTTGGTCCAGGGTGCAGGGCCCCTATTTTACTTAAACAGCATGCAGGTGCAATAAAATCTCTGGTTTTCCAAAAGAAGGGAGGATTGTTAGCCTCCGGAGATGAAAGAGGAGAGGTTCATATTTGGAATCTAAAAATATCAAAAGCTCCTGTTGAAAGTATCTCCCTTGGTTATCCAATTTCAAAAATCGCCTGGTCTCCAGATGGGCAAGGCATGGCTGTAGGCGGAACAGAGGGAACAGTATCAATTTTTTCTTTTGATCTCACCGAAAAGGCGGGTGCTTCAGTCAGTCTTAAGGAGTTGTAA
- a CDS encoding MerC domain-containing protein, protein MKTAQEVTDKLAIGLSLMCAIHCLALTTLLALLPSLVALQLDNEAFHLWMVVAVIPSSVYALTLGCKQHKRYRLLILGFMGLTLLVMALVLGEEHIGEAGEKLLTFLGTCFVAVGHWFNYRLCRSQKDSDCVCPNHKNQGLI, encoded by the coding sequence ATGAAAACAGCACAAGAGGTAACAGATAAATTGGCCATAGGCTTATCGCTGATGTGTGCCATCCATTGCCTGGCTCTAACAACTCTATTGGCATTGCTGCCCAGTTTGGTGGCTTTACAACTGGATAACGAGGCTTTCCATCTCTGGATGGTCGTGGCCGTAATCCCCAGCAGTGTTTATGCCTTAACTTTGGGGTGTAAACAACACAAGCGATATCGGTTGCTCATCCTGGGTTTCATGGGATTAACGCTACTTGTTATGGCGTTAGTTTTGGGAGAAGAGCATATCGGTGAGGCAGGAGAAAAATTACTTACGTTTCTAGGGACCTGTTTCGTTGCGGTTGGGCACTGGTTCAATTATCGCCTTTGTCGATCACAAAAAGATAGTGACTGTGTCTGCCCAAACCATAAAAACCAAGGCTTAATATGA
- the hisI gene encoding phosphoribosyl-AMP cyclohydrolase, which yields MKRDYFIALEQHKNNSSLALLEVIDQLAFNDQGLIPVITQDANTKTMLMFAWMNKEALHKTIVNKRMTYWSRSRQQLWVKGETSGHVQRVVSMSFDCDGDAILCQVEQQGAPCHTGRPSCFYLNVEADNQQVVVKGDHA from the coding sequence ATGAAACGGGACTATTTTATCGCTCTCGAGCAACATAAGAACAACAGCTCACTGGCGTTGCTGGAAGTCATCGACCAGCTAGCCTTCAATGACCAGGGCTTAATCCCCGTAATCACTCAGGACGCAAATACTAAAACCATGCTTATGTTTGCCTGGATGAATAAAGAAGCGCTCCATAAAACAATTGTAAACAAACGCATGACTTACTGGTCGCGGAGCCGCCAACAACTGTGGGTAAAAGGTGAAACCAGCGGCCACGTGCAACGGGTGGTCTCCATGTCATTTGATTGTGATGGTGATGCAATCCTCTGCCAGGTAGAACAGCAAGGTGCCCCCTGCCATACCGGCAGGCCATCCTGTTTTTATTTAAACGTAGAGGCCGACAATCAACAGGTTGTTGTAAAAGGAGATCACGCCTGA
- a CDS encoding dihydroorotase: MGATLIKHARVVNEGQIKETDLRISDHKIEKIETDIKGKQSDQIIEANGCYLLPGMIDDQVHFREPGLTHKGTIASESRAAVAGGITSYMEMPNVIPPTTTIEALEQKYAIAAERSYANYAFYLGATEDNLEQIKRLDPKRHCGVKVFMGASTGDLLVETPHALEAIFRESPVLIVTHCESGPTISKNRETLLNSKPTLTIEDHPILRDTNACYASSSYAVSLAKKYQSQLHVLHITTEKELGLFESLSVEKKRITAEACVHHLWFTDKDYKRLGNLIKCNPSIKRPSDRDALIQALRTNQIDIIATDHAPHTLLEKQVSYDRAPAGLPLVQHALLSLLEHVKDRRLRLAQVVEKTAHNPALRYAISERGFVREGYYADLVLIDSKTSTTVTHKNSLYRCGWTPFDGQVFSSRIKGTWVNGQQVFSCGENVSGKPLALPLAFNR; encoded by the coding sequence ATGGGAGCAACGCTCATCAAACATGCCCGCGTGGTGAATGAAGGTCAAATCAAAGAAACCGATTTGCGAATTTCCGATCACAAAATCGAAAAAATTGAAACCGATATCAAAGGAAAGCAATCAGACCAAATAATTGAAGCTAACGGTTGCTATCTGCTGCCAGGAATGATCGATGATCAGGTACATTTTCGTGAGCCGGGGTTAACCCATAAAGGCACCATCGCAAGTGAATCCCGAGCAGCGGTGGCAGGTGGGATCACCAGCTATATGGAAATGCCCAATGTTATTCCACCCACGACAACAATTGAGGCGCTCGAGCAAAAATACGCCATTGCTGCTGAGCGATCATATGCCAACTATGCATTTTATTTAGGGGCAACCGAAGACAATCTTGAGCAAATAAAGCGACTCGACCCCAAGAGGCACTGCGGTGTAAAAGTGTTTATGGGGGCATCGACCGGTGATTTATTGGTTGAGACACCTCACGCGCTTGAGGCCATTTTTCGCGAATCCCCCGTACTCATTGTTACTCACTGTGAGAGCGGCCCAACCATTAGTAAAAACCGAGAAACGCTTCTTAACTCGAAACCAACTTTAACTATTGAAGATCACCCAATACTTCGCGATACCAACGCTTGTTATGCTTCTTCATCTTATGCTGTAAGTTTGGCTAAAAAATATCAATCCCAATTGCATGTACTACATATTACAACGGAAAAAGAACTTGGCTTATTTGAGTCTCTATCCGTAGAGAAAAAGCGAATTACTGCAGAAGCCTGTGTCCACCATTTGTGGTTTACCGACAAGGACTACAAGCGTTTAGGTAATTTAATAAAGTGTAATCCATCGATAAAAAGACCGAGTGACCGCGATGCATTAATTCAAGCCTTGCGCACCAACCAAATTGACATAATTGCCACCGACCATGCCCCTCATACCTTGTTAGAAAAACAAGTTAGCTACGATCGGGCTCCTGCAGGGCTTCCACTGGTCCAACATGCGCTATTGAGTTTGTTAGAACATGTGAAGGATAGGCGCCTCAGATTAGCTCAGGTTGTAGAAAAAACTGCACACAACCCAGCGCTTCGATACGCCATATCTGAGCGAGGGTTTGTGCGGGAAGGTTACTACGCAGATTTAGTCCTCATAGACAGCAAAACTTCCACCACCGTCACTCATAAAAATAGTTTATACCGCTGTGGCTGGACTCCTTTTGATGGGCAGGTGTTTTCTTCGCGAATTAAAGGCACTTGGGTTAATGGTCAGCAGGTTTTTAGCTGTGGCGAAAACGTATCTGGCAAGCCTTTAGCCTTGCCGCTTGCCTTTAATCGATAA